Proteins encoded together in one Desulfosporosinus meridiei DSM 13257 window:
- a CDS encoding VOC family protein produces the protein MKFCWSTLRVANLEESLKFYQEIVGLKLVNRFPAGPGVEIAFLGDGETKVELVCNAADTEINCGTDISWGFEVESVDEFMTFLKQRGIEIQSGPFQPNPHTKFFFINDPNGFKLQFVENK, from the coding sequence ATGAAATTCTGCTGGAGCACATTAAGGGTCGCAAATCTAGAGGAATCTTTAAAGTTTTATCAGGAAATAGTGGGCTTAAAATTAGTCAATAGGTTTCCTGCCGGACCGGGGGTCGAGATAGCCTTTTTAGGAGACGGAGAAACAAAGGTTGAATTGGTCTGTAACGCAGCCGATACGGAAATTAATTGTGGGACAGATATTTCTTGGGGATTCGAAGTAGAGTCTGTGGATGAATTTATGACATTCCTTAAACAAAGAGGAATAGAAATTCAAAGTGGACCGTTTCAGCCCAATCCTCACACAAAGTTTTTCTTCATTAATGATCCCAATGGATTCAAACTTCAATTTGTAGAGAATAAGTAA
- a CDS encoding RHS repeat-associated core domain-containing protein — MYNYLHNAHGDVIKLLNENGDVVKDYTYNPYGEEEVKGSNSFGNSRFTGVWQQEVEQIDNPFRYSGEYLDNESGLYYLRARYYDSETMRFISEDSVKGTLGDPLSLNLYTYCQGNPIKYTDPSGHLADAGGGSYGFQGMSKAGTLNLDGLIASTDPYFGLDEYFNVPSDYYTNPPAKQITSAFQQWVDQAYEKNPNDRSLSEEVAVRLFPSSKELEAT; from the coding sequence GTGTATAATTATCTCCACAACGCTCATGGGGATGTCATCAAGCTACTTAACGAAAACGGGGATGTCGTTAAGGATTATACCTATAATCCCTATGGCGAGGAAGAAGTAAAGGGTAGTAATTCCTTCGGTAACAGTCGGTTCACGGGTGTATGGCAGCAGGAAGTCGAGCAGATAGACAACCCATTTAGGTATTCTGGAGAGTATTTGGATAATGAGAGTGGGCTGTATTATCTGAGGGCTAGGTATTATGACAGCGAGACGATGCGGTTTATTAGTGAAGATTCAGTTAAGGGAACCCTTGGAGATCCGTTGAGTCTGAATTTATATACGTACTGTCAAGGCAATCCCATTAAGTATACTGACCCAAGTGGACATTTGGCAGACGCAGGTGGAGGTAGTTATGGATTTCAGGGGATGAGTAAAGCTGGGACGTTAAATCTTGATGGGCTAATTGCTAGTACAGATCCATATTTCGGACTTGATGAGTATTTCAATGTACCGTCAGACTATTATACAAACCCTCCTGCTAAACAAATAACAAGTGCTTTTCAACAATGGGTAGATCAAGCATACGAAAAAAATCCGAATGATAGGAGCCTTTCTGAAGAAGTTGCAGTAAGATTATTCCCCAGTTCAAAAGAGCTAGAAGCAACTTAA
- a CDS encoding DMT family transporter produces MLNGYLLIILAAIGYGALPIFVKWGYNLGLTMDLMLFSRFLIASSLMVFIHLVSRKKGLKISKSCLLLLTLQGLLFFGCSYSYFLSIKYMSATITNILLYTYPLMVVLMSAMFFKEKISLVKGVTLLIAFFGCLLVVDVVNISGQKISMPGFFYGVLSALFYALYNILGQHLSEKADPFTVSASTSIICLLATMAVYPPTNVFSGHSQSALWIVGLGTAIICTVIPLFSYQKGLALLGASQASILSTMEPAITIVLAGFILGETLTSSQLLGGLLVICGVLLLKLDKLERPYPFKRHLSHKA; encoded by the coding sequence ATGCTAAATGGTTATCTATTAATAATTCTCGCAGCTATAGGCTATGGGGCTTTGCCCATATTCGTAAAATGGGGGTATAACCTGGGTTTAACCATGGATCTTATGTTATTCTCGCGATTTCTGATAGCCAGTAGTTTAATGGTTTTTATCCACTTGGTCAGTCGAAAAAAGGGCTTAAAAATATCCAAATCTTGTCTTTTACTACTAACCCTCCAGGGATTACTGTTTTTTGGCTGTTCATATTCCTACTTTCTATCTATTAAGTATATGTCAGCCACCATTACTAATATATTGCTTTATACCTATCCTCTGATGGTTGTACTTATGTCCGCCATGTTTTTTAAAGAGAAAATATCCTTGGTTAAGGGCGTAACTTTACTGATTGCCTTTTTCGGTTGCTTGCTGGTGGTAGATGTTGTAAATATATCAGGGCAAAAAATCAGCATGCCGGGCTTTTTTTATGGTGTTTTATCAGCGCTATTTTATGCGCTATACAATATCCTTGGACAGCATCTTTCCGAAAAGGCGGATCCATTTACCGTATCCGCTTCTACAAGCATCATTTGTTTGTTGGCTACTATGGCTGTTTATCCTCCGACCAATGTCTTTTCGGGTCACTCCCAGTCAGCCCTGTGGATCGTAGGTCTTGGAACAGCAATAATATGTACCGTTATCCCTCTTTTTTCTTATCAAAAAGGGCTAGCCCTTTTAGGAGCCAGCCAGGCTTCTATCTTAAGTACCATGGAACCTGCAATAACCATCGTATTAGCTGGCTTCATTCTGGGAGAAACACTGACAAGCAGCCAACTGCTAGGAGGCTTGCTTGTTATATGCGGAGTTTTGTTGCTTAAATTAGATAAATTGGAACGCCCCTATCCTTTCAAACGTCATTTGAGCCATAAAGCATAA
- a CDS encoding LysM peptidoglycan-binding domain-containing protein — translation MYYTTQPGDSLYTISMQHKTTLQHLININPQISNPNMIRVGEKIEVGNPWVLNPWRGNEWRMGMEEYQKGIEEYRKGRAEYRKGRKEQLKYKKR, via the coding sequence ATGTACTATACAACCCAACCGGGAGATTCTTTATACACTATTTCAATGCAGCATAAAACAACCCTTCAACATTTGATCAATATAAATCCTCAAATCAGCAATCCAAATATGATTCGTGTTGGCGAAAAAATTGAAGTTGGCAATCCATGGGTTCTCAATCCATGGCGGGGTAACGAATGGCGGATGGGCATGGAAGAGTATCAAAAAGGTATTGAAGAATACCGAAAGGGCCGTGCTGAGTATCGTAAGGGTCGTAAAGAACAGCTGAAATATAAAAAACGGTAA
- a CDS encoding response regulator transcription factor, with protein sequence MIKILVVDDDAYIRRLVSTILKDDGFEVYEAVDGRDALLKLDEKRIDLCVADIMMPNMDGLEFCRNARNYYKDMPILMLTAKSEIGSKIESYGSGADDYLTKPFEAEELLLRSRALLKRYKIASQQTIAIGLLTVDNTSHTVSANGERLSIPLREFELLFKLGSFPGKTLSRNQLIEDIWGFDFDGNERTLDVHVGRLRDRFPPAGFGFQILTIRSLGYRLEVIS encoded by the coding sequence ATGATTAAAATATTGGTGGTTGATGACGATGCTTATATTCGCAGGCTGGTAAGTACCATATTGAAGGATGACGGTTTCGAGGTTTACGAAGCTGTAGACGGCCGGGACGCACTTCTGAAACTCGACGAAAAAAGAATAGATCTTTGCGTAGCTGATATAATGATGCCTAATATGGATGGCTTGGAGTTTTGCCGGAATGCCCGCAATTATTACAAAGATATGCCTATCCTTATGCTGACGGCGAAAAGTGAAATAGGCTCAAAAATTGAAAGCTATGGATCGGGTGCGGATGATTACCTGACAAAACCTTTTGAAGCGGAAGAATTGCTGCTGCGCAGCAGAGCGCTGCTGAAACGCTATAAAATCGCTTCCCAGCAAACCATTGCGATAGGCCTTCTTACCGTGGACAACACCAGTCATACAGTTTCAGCCAACGGAGAACGCCTAAGTATTCCCCTGCGGGAATTTGAACTTCTTTTTAAGCTCGGCAGCTTCCCGGGAAAAACCTTATCCCGCAATCAGCTGATTGAGGATATCTGGGGGTTCGATTTTGACGGCAATGAACGCACTTTGGATGTTCATGTCGGACGGCTGCGCGACCGATTTCCGCCCGCAGGATTCGGTTTTCAAATTCTCACCATCCGCAGCTTGGGTTATCGTCTGGAGGTGATTTCTTGA
- a CDS encoding sensor histidine kinase: protein MKEKSWLQNLLWLCFVACMLAACFVASYLLMLLIYRFIGRPSEPWSDMLYGTINLVLIVGSFMLVAFIHQDDRSRLAQRTLEALERIAQGNFDVFIERDKHGHFLEITDSINKMAKELGSMEQLRQDFISNISHEFQSPLTSISGYAALLRKDGATLKQQEYAAIIEEESKRLSKLADNLLRLSALERSGRSITKAPFRLDRQLENVVLLLEPQWKAKNIIPETTLPKITVYGNEDLLKQVWINLLVNALKFTPENGELNVSLKQDGETVVCIISDNGIGIAPAEQMHIFERFYKVDKSRDRSLGGNGLGLALVKKIINLHQGKVTVESELGKGTVFQVKLPTKE from the coding sequence TTGAAAGAAAAGAGCTGGTTGCAAAATTTACTCTGGCTGTGTTTTGTTGCGTGCATGCTGGCGGCGTGTTTTGTGGCGAGCTATCTGCTGATGCTGCTGATTTACCGGTTCATAGGAAGACCGTCGGAACCGTGGTCGGATATGCTCTACGGTACTATCAATTTAGTCCTGATTGTCGGAAGTTTTATGTTAGTGGCTTTTATACATCAAGACGATCGGTCCCGCCTTGCGCAGAGAACCCTTGAAGCTTTGGAGAGAATAGCCCAGGGTAATTTTGATGTCTTTATTGAGCGGGATAAACATGGGCATTTTCTTGAAATCACTGACAGCATCAATAAGATGGCCAAAGAACTCGGCTCCATGGAGCAGCTGCGGCAGGATTTTATCTCTAACATATCTCATGAGTTTCAATCGCCGCTGACATCCATCAGTGGCTATGCCGCCCTGCTGCGCAAGGACGGAGCGACGCTTAAACAGCAGGAATATGCCGCGATCATCGAAGAGGAAAGTAAGAGATTATCCAAACTGGCAGATAATCTTTTGCGGCTGTCGGCCTTGGAAAGGTCGGGCAGATCTATCACGAAAGCCCCATTTCGCTTGGACAGACAACTCGAAAACGTTGTCTTACTCTTAGAACCGCAATGGAAAGCAAAAAATATTATTCCCGAAACAACCTTGCCAAAAATAACTGTCTATGGAAACGAGGATTTGTTAAAGCAGGTTTGGATCAACCTTTTGGTGAATGCTCTAAAATTTACTCCTGAAAATGGGGAGCTTAACGTCAGCTTAAAACAAGACGGCGAAACCGTGGTTTGTATCATTTCCGATAACGGTATCGGTATAGCGCCAGCTGAGCAAATGCATATTTTTGAGCGATTTTATAAAGTAGATAAATCCCGTGACCGCTCATTAGGTGGAAATGGGCTGGGACTAGCCCTGGTGAAAAAGATTATAAATTTACACCAGGGTAAGGTTACTGTGGAAAGTGAGTTAGGAAAGGGAACAGTATTCCAGGTTAAATTACCCACCAAGGAATAA
- a CDS encoding efflux RND transporter periplasmic adaptor subunit, with the protein MLTKKKVIISIAVLVVLMTGVMLLGNQERAAEAENKQITIEAVNNKVYVMVQQVNFIEKAAEIEFKASLEPSEEGIVSSKVGGKVVQILFEEGEYIHQGEPLVKLEEKEARNNLRAAESQLSAAQASLTSAEVNLESEQGNFERLKVLFDHNGIAKVELEKAEIAVKVAKANLEALKANVLTAQVNVESLADSLAYTTISAPISGMMDEKSVSLGQNVDSGTILGKVKNISPINAVIEVAQTNLEDIKVGQKAQVTIGESNPLVYEGTLKSINGSADPSSRVFKGKIQLDNPDQTLKPGSFAKAEIVNDQKVEIATVPLAALAGNGDNCYVYVNDQGIARKRSVIIGETEENVVVIKSGVQKGESVICTNVNTLQDGDAIAVVEE; encoded by the coding sequence ATGCTAACGAAGAAAAAAGTGATTATTTCTATTGCTGTTTTAGTTGTCCTGATGACAGGTGTTATGTTGTTAGGCAATCAGGAGAGAGCAGCTGAAGCAGAAAATAAGCAAATTACTATTGAAGCTGTAAATAATAAGGTTTATGTCATGGTTCAGCAAGTGAATTTTATTGAAAAAGCAGCAGAAATTGAATTCAAGGCTTCCTTGGAGCCATCGGAGGAAGGTATCGTAAGTAGTAAAGTCGGAGGAAAGGTTGTACAAATTCTGTTTGAAGAGGGTGAGTACATACATCAGGGAGAGCCTCTGGTTAAACTTGAGGAAAAGGAGGCCAGAAATAATCTTAGAGCAGCAGAAAGTCAACTGTCTGCCGCTCAAGCAAGTTTGACAAGTGCTGAAGTGAATTTGGAATCGGAACAGGGTAATTTTGAGAGGCTGAAAGTACTTTTTGATCATAATGGAATTGCTAAGGTTGAGCTGGAAAAGGCAGAAATAGCTGTAAAAGTTGCGAAAGCAAACCTCGAGGCCTTAAAAGCAAATGTCCTTACTGCGCAGGTTAATGTGGAAAGTCTGGCGGATTCTTTAGCCTATACCACTATTAGTGCACCAATCAGCGGAATGATGGATGAAAAAAGTGTGAGTCTGGGTCAGAATGTGGATTCGGGAACCATACTTGGGAAAGTTAAAAACATTTCACCGATCAATGCTGTCATAGAAGTAGCGCAGACAAACCTGGAGGATATTAAAGTTGGGCAAAAGGCCCAAGTAACCATCGGAGAGAGCAACCCATTAGTCTATGAGGGAACGCTGAAAAGTATCAATGGGTCCGCTGACCCATCCTCACGGGTTTTCAAAGGCAAGATTCAATTGGATAACCCAGACCAGACCCTCAAGCCCGGAAGTTTTGCCAAGGCAGAAATAGTTAATGACCAAAAGGTTGAGATAGCTACCGTTCCCCTGGCAGCTTTAGCAGGCAATGGAGATAACTGCTACGTTTACGTAAATGACCAAGGGATTGCCCGTAAACGCAGTGTCATCATTGGCGAAACCGAGGAAAATGTGGTAGTCATTAAATCCGGTGTGCAAAAAGGCGAGAGCGTAATTTGTACTAATGTGAACACATTGCAGGATGGAGACGCTATAGCGGTAGTTGAGGAATAG